A part of Catenulispora sp. MAP5-51 genomic DNA contains:
- a CDS encoding YbaB/EbfC family nucleoid-associated protein: MTSGAHTSADDVPPGHPRLAFDRAKLAELVADSERRMAAIADAQKRVTELAVSVRSRDRSLTVGLGAGGALTELTFHTGAYRDMAPAELSRLLLDTVAAARAEYATQVADVMAPVREGAVLPYEDIMAGKFDISEFLRGGAS, translated from the coding sequence ATGACCTCCGGAGCCCACACCTCCGCCGACGACGTCCCTCCCGGCCACCCGCGCCTGGCGTTCGACCGCGCCAAGCTCGCCGAGCTGGTCGCCGACTCCGAGCGGCGCATGGCGGCCATCGCCGATGCCCAGAAGCGGGTCACCGAGCTGGCCGTCAGTGTGCGCTCGCGCGACCGGTCGCTGACCGTGGGGCTGGGCGCCGGCGGCGCGCTGACCGAGCTCACCTTCCACACCGGCGCCTACCGGGACATGGCCCCGGCCGAGCTCTCACGGCTGCTGCTGGACACCGTCGCGGCCGCGCGCGCCGAGTACGCCACGCAGGTCGCCGACGTCATGGCGCCGGTGCGGGAGGGCGCGGTGCTGCCGTACGAGGACATCATGGCCGGCAAGTTCGACATCTCGGAGTTCCTGCGCGGGGGTGCGTCGTGA
- a CDS encoding WXG100 family type VII secretion target, which yields MTDIQADPDDLEKHGHAFDGHVADMTSVHDQMYALLAGDIGIGNDDFSRGFRENYVAQVRNLADSVKGARDGVQGISLGMVKMAQDYRATDDASLKGVTNLGDSLNLPPATSHTPGTGSHTTPHEP from the coding sequence GTGACCGACATCCAGGCCGATCCGGACGACCTGGAGAAGCACGGCCACGCCTTCGACGGCCACGTCGCCGACATGACCTCGGTCCACGACCAGATGTACGCCCTGCTGGCCGGGGACATCGGCATCGGGAACGACGACTTCAGCCGCGGCTTCCGGGAGAACTACGTCGCCCAGGTCCGCAACCTCGCCGACAGCGTCAAGGGCGCGCGCGACGGCGTCCAGGGGATCAGCCTGGGCATGGTCAAGATGGCCCAGGACTACCGCGCGACCGACGACGCCTCGCTGAAGGGCGTCACCAACCTCGGCGACAGCCTGAACCTGCCGCCGGCCACGTCGCACACCCCCGGCACCGGCTCGCACACCACCCCCCACGAGCCCTGA